The following proteins are co-located in the Primulina tabacum isolate GXHZ01 chromosome 11, ASM2559414v2, whole genome shotgun sequence genome:
- the LOC142519852 gene encoding uncharacterized protein LOC142519852 → MYRQYPNTNQRSKEIKVKHVWKLCLFLGVCLWLIYQVKLSHDEKKGFDESDVGKDSEDINDQMEKESSVEETDRDGDDTNSHKSREEHCKADDASSAVSHETRMDGMENENEHDENSNEQVEDILEHGLGENTSEELDEGERKERVGIGSVSW, encoded by the exons ATGTACAGGCAGTATCCGAATACGAACCAGAGATCGAAGGAAATCAAGGTTAAGCACGTCTGGAAATTATGTTTATTCCTTGGTGTCTGCTTATGGTTAATATACCAAGTGAAGCTTTCTCACGATGAGAAGAAAGGAtttgatgaaagtgatgtcgGA AAAGATTCGGAAGATATTAATGATCAAATGGAGAAAGAAAGTTCAGTGGAGGAAACAGATCGTGATGGAGATGATACGAATTCGCACAAGTCACGCGAGGAACATTGCAAGGCCGATGATGCTTCTAGTGCAGTGAGTCATGAAACACGAATGGATGGTATGGAAAATGAGAATGAACATGACGAAAATTCGAATGAACAAGTTGAGGACATTCTTGAACATGGATTGGGAGAGAACACTAGTGAGGAACTTGATGAAGGTGAGAGAAAAGAAAGAGTTGGAATTGGAAGTGTAAGTTGGTGA
- the LOC142518607 gene encoding putative pectin methylesterase CGR3 isoform X1 has product MGIKTMSRRPNTSRRFADNGSIPLVGSLHPKSRPSPILSIGLLVVGALLVVGYVYHDSGGRSGGIAAFDRVDGGVSCSSETLRLIPILKKAYGDSMKKVLHVGPETCSVVSQLLKEEDTEAWGVEPYELDDADANCRGLVHRGVVRVADIKFPLPYRPKSFSLVIVSDALDYLSPKYLNKTVPELARVSADGLVILSGLPGQQKAKVVELSKFGRPAKLRSSSWWIRFFIQTSLEENEAFVKKFEQAAAKRSYKSACQIFHLKPLH; this is encoded by the exons ATG GGTATTAAAACAATGTCTAGAAGGCCCAATACTTCTCGCCGATTTGCAGATAATGGGAGCATTCCTTTAGTGGGTTCATTGCACCCAAAATCTCGCCCATCTCCCATATTATCTATTGGCCTTCTTGTTGTG GGAGCGCTATTGGTTGTTGGATATGTGTATCATGATTCAG GTGGCAGGAGTGGTGGCATAGCTGCTTTTGATAGAGTTGATG GTGGTGTTTCATGCTCATCAGAAACTCTAAGATTAATCCCTATTCTTAAGAAAGCATATGGTGACAGCATGAAGAAAGTGTTGCATGTAGGCCCTGAAACCTGTTCGGTAGTCTCACAACTATTAAAAGAAGAAGATACTGAAGCGTGGGGTGTGGAACCTTACGAGCTAGATGATGCTGATGCAAACTGCAGGGGTCTAGTGCACAGGGGTGTTGTTCGTGTGGCTGATATTAAGTTCCCTCTTCCCTACAGGCCAAAGTCATTTTCTCTTGTCATAGTGTCAGATGCACTGGATTACTTGTCACCCAAATACCTTAACAAAACAGTTCCAGAACTAGCAAGGGTATCTGCTGACGGTTTAGTTATATTATCTG GGTTACCAGGTCAGCAAAAAGCTAAGGTGGTTGAGCTGTCCAAGTTTGGTCGCCCT GCAAAATTGCGAAGCTCATCTTGGTGGATTAGATTTTTCATTCAAACAAGCTTGGAAGAGAATGAAGCATTTGTGAAGAAGTTCGAGCAGGCTGCTGCCAAGAGATCGTACAAGTCGGCTTGCCAGATTTTCCACCTCAAACCATTGCATTGA
- the LOC142518607 gene encoding putative pectin methylesterase CGR3 isoform X2, protein MSRRPNTSRRFADNGSIPLVGSLHPKSRPSPILSIGLLVVGALLVVGYVYHDSGGRSGGIAAFDRVDGGVSCSSETLRLIPILKKAYGDSMKKVLHVGPETCSVVSQLLKEEDTEAWGVEPYELDDADANCRGLVHRGVVRVADIKFPLPYRPKSFSLVIVSDALDYLSPKYLNKTVPELARVSADGLVILSGLPGQQKAKVVELSKFGRPAKLRSSSWWIRFFIQTSLEENEAFVKKFEQAAAKRSYKSACQIFHLKPLH, encoded by the exons ATGTCTAGAAGGCCCAATACTTCTCGCCGATTTGCAGATAATGGGAGCATTCCTTTAGTGGGTTCATTGCACCCAAAATCTCGCCCATCTCCCATATTATCTATTGGCCTTCTTGTTGTG GGAGCGCTATTGGTTGTTGGATATGTGTATCATGATTCAG GTGGCAGGAGTGGTGGCATAGCTGCTTTTGATAGAGTTGATG GTGGTGTTTCATGCTCATCAGAAACTCTAAGATTAATCCCTATTCTTAAGAAAGCATATGGTGACAGCATGAAGAAAGTGTTGCATGTAGGCCCTGAAACCTGTTCGGTAGTCTCACAACTATTAAAAGAAGAAGATACTGAAGCGTGGGGTGTGGAACCTTACGAGCTAGATGATGCTGATGCAAACTGCAGGGGTCTAGTGCACAGGGGTGTTGTTCGTGTGGCTGATATTAAGTTCCCTCTTCCCTACAGGCCAAAGTCATTTTCTCTTGTCATAGTGTCAGATGCACTGGATTACTTGTCACCCAAATACCTTAACAAAACAGTTCCAGAACTAGCAAGGGTATCTGCTGACGGTTTAGTTATATTATCTG GGTTACCAGGTCAGCAAAAAGCTAAGGTGGTTGAGCTGTCCAAGTTTGGTCGCCCT GCAAAATTGCGAAGCTCATCTTGGTGGATTAGATTTTTCATTCAAACAAGCTTGGAAGAGAATGAAGCATTTGTGAAGAAGTTCGAGCAGGCTGCTGCCAAGAGATCGTACAAGTCGGCTTGCCAGATTTTCCACCTCAAACCATTGCATTGA
- the LOC142518239 gene encoding DUF21 domain-containing protein At2g14520-like isoform X1 has product MAVEYKCCGGGFFIHIAGIVLLVAFAGLMSGLTLGLMSLSLVDLEVLAKSGTPKDRRHALKILPVVKNQHLLLCTLLLCNAAAMEALPILLDGLILAWGAILISVTLILLFGEIIPQSVCSRHGLAIGAAVAPVVRVLVWICFPVAYPISKLLDLLLGHGHRALFRRAELKTLVNLHGNEAGKGGELTHDETTIIAGALELRDKTAGDAMTPISETFAIDINAKLDRFLMNLILSKGNSRIPVYFEEPTNVIGLVLVKNLLTVRPEDEIPVKSVTIRRIPRVPETMPLYDILNEFQKGHSHMAVVLRHYTKGMALPTSSGASERNIKDVRIDVHSEKPYPDKISKTKIPIQKWKSSPNTGNNPVKVSQRSKKWTENMYSDILEIDGSPLPKIPEEEEAVGIITMEDVIEELLQEEIFDETDRHVEEL; this is encoded by the exons ATGGCGGTGGAGTACAAATGTTGCGGGGGCGGATTCTTCATTCACATTGCTGGGATCGTGCTTTTGGTGGCGTTTGCGGGCCTAATGTCCGGGCTTACTCTGGGCTTGATGTCGCTTAGCCTTGTCGATCTCGAAGTGCTTGCCAAGTCCGGAACTCCCAAGGACAGGCGGCATGCCC TGAAGATATTGCCAGTTGTCAAGAATCAACATTTGTTGCTTTGTACACTGCTTCTCTGCAATGCCGCTGCAATGGAG gCACTTCCTATTTTACTTGACGGTCTAATTTTAGCTTGGGGTGCAATTCTCATTTCTGTAACTTTGATATTGCTGTTCGGTGAG ATCATTCCACAATCTGTTTGTTCTAGACATGGACTTGCTATTGGTGCAGCTGTGGCTCCAGTAGTTCGCGTCCTTGTCTGGATCTGTTTTCCAGTTGCATATCCAATAAGCAAG TTGTTAGACTTACTGCTTGGACATGGTCACAGAGCTCTATTTCGTCGAGCTGAGTTGAAAACACTTGTTAATTTACATGGCAATGAG GCAGGTAAAGGTGGAGAACTCACGCATGATGAGACCACGATCATTGCTGGGGCACTTGAACTCAGGGATAAAACTGCTGGTGATGCTATGACTCCAATTTCTGAAACTTTTGCAATTGATATAAATGCAAAGCTTGATAG GTTCTTGATGAATCTAATTCTATCAAAAGGAAATAGCAGAATTCCTGTCTACTTCGAGGAACCCACGAACGTCATAGGGCTTGTTTTG GTCAAAAACTTGTTAACGGTCCGTCCCGAGGATGAAATCCCAGTGAAGAGCGTCACTATACGTAGAATTCCAAG GGTTCCAGAAACCATGCCATTATATGACATCTTGAATGAATTCCAGAAGGGTCACAGTCACATGGCTGTTGTTCTAAGACACTACACCAAAGGGATGGCCCTTCCTACTAGCTCTGGAGCTTCAGAAA GGAACATCAAAGATGTGAGAATAGACGTTCACAGTGAGAAGCCTTACCCGGATAAAATTTCCAAAACAAAAATACCTATACAAAAATGGAAGAGTTCCCCAAACACCGGCAACAATCCTGTCAAGGTTTCTCAAAGGAGCAAGAAGTGGACAGAAAACATGTATTCAGACATCCTGGAAATAGATGGAAGTCCTCTGCCGAAAATCCCCGAAGAAGAAGAGGCCGTAGGAATAATAACCATGGAAGATGTCATCGAAGAGCTATTGCAG GAGGAGATCTTTGATGAAACTGATCGCCATGTTGAAGAATTGTGA
- the LOC142518239 gene encoding DUF21 domain-containing protein At2g14520-like isoform X2, whose amino-acid sequence MAVEYKCCGGGFFIHIAGIVLLVAFAGLMSGLTLGLMSLSLVDLEVLAKSGTPKDRRHALKILPVVKNQHLLLCTLLLCNAAAMEALPILLDGLILAWGAILISVTLILLFGEIIPQSVCSRHGLAIGAAVAPVVRVLVWICFPVAYPISKLLDLLLGHGHRALFRRAELKTLVNLHGNEAGKGGELTHDETTIIAGALELRDKTAGDAMTPISETFAIDINAKLDRFLMNLILSKGNSRIPVYFEEPTNVIGLVLVKNLLTVRPEDEIPVKSVTIRRIPRVPETMPLYDILNEFQKGHSHMAVVLRHYTKGMALPTSSGASENILN is encoded by the exons ATGGCGGTGGAGTACAAATGTTGCGGGGGCGGATTCTTCATTCACATTGCTGGGATCGTGCTTTTGGTGGCGTTTGCGGGCCTAATGTCCGGGCTTACTCTGGGCTTGATGTCGCTTAGCCTTGTCGATCTCGAAGTGCTTGCCAAGTCCGGAACTCCCAAGGACAGGCGGCATGCCC TGAAGATATTGCCAGTTGTCAAGAATCAACATTTGTTGCTTTGTACACTGCTTCTCTGCAATGCCGCTGCAATGGAG gCACTTCCTATTTTACTTGACGGTCTAATTTTAGCTTGGGGTGCAATTCTCATTTCTGTAACTTTGATATTGCTGTTCGGTGAG ATCATTCCACAATCTGTTTGTTCTAGACATGGACTTGCTATTGGTGCAGCTGTGGCTCCAGTAGTTCGCGTCCTTGTCTGGATCTGTTTTCCAGTTGCATATCCAATAAGCAAG TTGTTAGACTTACTGCTTGGACATGGTCACAGAGCTCTATTTCGTCGAGCTGAGTTGAAAACACTTGTTAATTTACATGGCAATGAG GCAGGTAAAGGTGGAGAACTCACGCATGATGAGACCACGATCATTGCTGGGGCACTTGAACTCAGGGATAAAACTGCTGGTGATGCTATGACTCCAATTTCTGAAACTTTTGCAATTGATATAAATGCAAAGCTTGATAG GTTCTTGATGAATCTAATTCTATCAAAAGGAAATAGCAGAATTCCTGTCTACTTCGAGGAACCCACGAACGTCATAGGGCTTGTTTTG GTCAAAAACTTGTTAACGGTCCGTCCCGAGGATGAAATCCCAGTGAAGAGCGTCACTATACGTAGAATTCCAAG GGTTCCAGAAACCATGCCATTATATGACATCTTGAATGAATTCCAGAAGGGTCACAGTCACATGGCTGTTGTTCTAAGACACTACACCAAAGGGATGGCCCTTCCTACTAGCTCTGGAGCTTCAGAAA ACATATTAAATTGA